The window TTCCGCACAAATATGTTAAATGATAATATATACTATGAATATTTCGGAAAAGTCTACTTTGAAAGTGTAATTTGGTAAGAGGTGTTGTAATGTGTTTAAATATATAAACGAGCTTCTCAATTAGaacaattttgtaatttatcctTTAACGAGTGAGATAGGCCACATGTGAAAAATtagagttaatttcaaataaatcatGTGATTTTACGTTTTTATAGATCAGTACATGTGGTTTTTCTGTTACAAACTCAAtcatgtggtttgcaaaattttcattttttattgactTTGTCAAGTTTGGCCgaaaatgacctcaaaatgataattttcaagaattaaaagatatttaaaacaactttaattcttcagtTTTTTAGGTTTGAaatcatttaggtattgtttttttatgagagagaaagctaATGTTTAGAAAGAGAATTTAAAACATGTTGATTTTGGAAAATTAGAAATGTTGTTGCATAGTAAATgtgatactaaacaattttaattcttaaaatttttattttaaggtcgttatcggtcaaatttgacaaaagtaataaaaaaatgaataaaacgtAACCACAAGgtatttatttgaaataaacaaaaaaagacTTAGTAGgcacccaaccccctaaacttgtaacttttttcacctggccccctcaacttaggggacaacctctcaaccccctcaactctacaaaaacatcacatacagctccttacacccctatgttcggtcaaaatattgacccgtgtagaaaacgcgcttgactgttgaccataccaatgccacgtgtcattttttattaaatttttccattgagacccctgctcggcgagcaagcccatttgtgctcggcgagcaactaccagagatagatttcgatcagaattcttatgccagaatggaaaattttaataaaaaagtgacacgtgacatttgtgtggtcaacagtcaagtgtgttttctacacgggtcaatattttgaccgaacataggagTGTAAGGGGCtttatgtgatgtttttggagagttgagggggttgagaggttgttcCCTAAGTTGAGAGTGCcagatgaaaaaaagttacaaatttagGGAGATGAGTGCctattaagcaaaaaaaaaaaaaaaaaaaaaaaaaattactactATTAGTACTTGCACTTTGGATAATTGAAAAGTGTACTATTAGTTTATACTTGCACGTTGGATAATCGAAAAGTGTACAACAAATAGAAATTGGTAATTATACACGGGTACACAAAtccttaaatatcaatttttatatGGATATTATGGCCGCTGAATTAATCATCCACTTGGTTTATTTACTGTTTGTTATTGCTGTTtccatatttttataaaaagttaatttttcatatataaaggaccaataAAAGATTAATCAAACATTTAAAATACTCCTTAAATTATATTCGTGACCACTTTTacaattaattcatttttttttgggttaaggtgcaaaaatacccctaacgttttggaccaGGAGCAACTTTACCAtgaacgtctaaaatggtgcaattttacccttaacattggaagccaagagcaattttacctctaacattgataaattgggtcaatttcagatactattataaaacacagatatttttgttcattattctacaccaattgcataataattcgttctttttttcatgttttttataatttaataatagaatttgagattaatatttataaattcggtggattttttgtctaatccgtacaaaaagacaatatattttttattttatttttttttcacatctcaacgaatgtttgtgatttgttactgataaaatgatacacgtatgaagtgtagataacaagattcatgaccgagaagacagtttgatgaattatttcttaaattgacccaatttattaacgttaggggtaaaattgctcttggcttccaacgttagggataaaattacaccattttagacgttaggggtaaaattactcatggcccaaaacgttaggggtatttttgcaccttaaccttttttttttttttttttatcttcgaCTCCCTCTTCTTCAACGGATTAACTTCTCTCTTTCTATTTTACCTGATATTAttattaggcttaatacacatatttgcccatgTGTTTTCTCAGAAAAacagatttacccttaaatcaaaattggatgacgacaatcaaaattcatttggtttcttattgttttctattgctattgcttttggattaattaggaggtttagacgccgttttattaggttgattgagcttttatgaaaatgaattttgaccaatctgttcttctaacttgcttttaatcgaaattgaatgtgcatattttttttctgtttgtgattggttgttcttttttgaagtttttctggagataagaaggtttgatgtcatcgccgtttagcagctccgtcagattagggtataattgcaggtttatggaaaattcagggatagttttgtgagtttatttgatttaagggcaaatctgtttttccgagaaaacacaaggacaaatatatatattaacccttattattattattatttttatctctTTCTCTGTCCGTTCCTCTCCTTTTCATCTctatttgttataaaaaaaaatggcatCCTAGTATTACTCATCTTGCAGTGcattaatgaattttttttttttattaaaacattaaGGAATTGAGTGTAATGAATTCCAAGGACGGTTGCTGAAGGCTAGGGGTGTTTAAAAATCCGAACCCGACCGAAATAACGGATCGAACTGATACATTTCGGTTTTTCGATCTATTAGATTCGATTTCAGTCttagtttttttaaatatatggGTAATTTTAACGCACCTAAAACTATCTACGTGATATAAAACCAAGAAAACCTAATAAGCTGTATTTCTCCATCATCCCCCCAAAAAAATCAATCTCATCTTGGAACCCTAACACAATTGAAGGATCACAATTAGGTGTCAATCTTATCTTGTGTCTCATGAATTTGTCCTTACTATTACTTTCTTTGTGGCTTGTCTCTTTTGTTGATGTGCCTGATGTCGAGGTTGCATGTTGGACAttcattgtatttcttaatAATGATTAATGAATGTTGTTGTTTTGAGTTTGCTTGAAGTTTTGAATGTTTAAAAACATTTATCATCAATGCATTCCAGGAAGAAATTTTTTAGGCATGATCGCTTTGTCttgaaattgttttttttatagtgtGTGATTGCTTATTTTAGGACTTCTTGTTTCTAAAAGCATGTCCAACATGAAAATCATCTCGGTTTCGATCTTGAATTCCTATTTCTTCTCTTAAGTATTTATTGTAGGTGTTGTTCATGAAGATTTGTTGGGTGGTATTTTGAGTGATTGTTTAATAAATTGTGCGGGTATCCTCTATTGTGTCAGGGTACTCTATCTAGTACTTACCGTTTTCCATGTGTTGAAGTGTGCTACTTATTTATTAAACGATATGTACACATGTAATAGTGTCAAGTATTTTACTTGTGTATATATTTGTTTTAGTGTGTTTATATTTGACTGAATCGGTTTGATTTCAGTGGATTTGATGCACTTTCACTGAAGTTCACACACTTCCAGTTAATTTCACAAGATGTTAAGTTGTGTGAAATCGGACTGGGACGTTTTGAAACTCATTCATAACTTTTTAGAACATTCTTTGTgacgtttttttatttttgaattgaTTTTGTATCATTTTCAGCTAATTTTATCTAATTATGCTAAATGTCATCCATTTTAAGTTGATTTCAGAAGATGTTAAATTGCGTAGAATCACATTATGACATTTTGAAACTTGACAAAACctgttaagttttttttttttttttttttgtgatgcttctttattttttaaatcaatTTGATATGAGTTTCAGTTTATTACGTCCAATTTCACTTAATATCATccactttcagttaatttcaaAAGATGTGGTATGATTTTGCGTTGTTAAGTTTTTGAAATGGATTTGAAACTCTATTAAACatctatttttatgttttattaattatttttattgtgTTTCAAATGAGTTATAGCCAATTTCATTCAATATCCCTCGATTTCATCCACTTTCACTGaacttttaaacaaacaaaaatttGTGTAGTTCCGGTTTCCAGTAAGACTACCTTTCTTCCGAGAAGAAAGACATTTCTTTCTGAATTTACGTTTAGCGTATATGATATTGTAGTTGTTTAAACTCATTCGAAAATCGAAGCAATATTTTAATGgtaaaaaatatttagaaatgAGTTGTACATGATGTTATTCCTTTTGGAATGAAATCTTTTAAAATAAAGagtttttttattgtttacgTTGTTGTAGTATTtttggattgtatttttataCATGTGATGCAGAGATAGGGGTGGCAACGTGTCTCTCGTACCCtctataaaagggtatgagacagGTATGGAATTAAAACTATTACCGTTAGAGTATGGGAAGACTCCCCAAGGTACCCGATATCCGTcataacttttttatatattaaaaaatattattgtgtttagatgtaagatgtaaGATTTAAGATTTGAACACCaaccttttgttcttcaaccattaagtgataccactaagctactttatttttattgattaaggttcaattattagataaatggtttattaaatttatacttagttaaatttgtaatgttttttgttttatttattgattcttaacgggtatgggatgcaaaacatatacccgttGGGGGTAATGGGAAGAGtgcgggtaattaaaaaataaacgggtaatggtttgagattgacactacccgtgggtagcctacccgttgccatccctatgtAGAGACGATAATCGATGTCATGTCATTGTTGATCGACATTGGTTGTTGTCGTTCCTGTAGCTGGAATCAGACttctatttcttcttttatttgatGGATTTGCATATTATCTTGGTCTAATGTTTCcccaacccccttaacttgtacaaattggtcattttacccctccaactcatcgaatgtcctatttacctcctTAAGGCCccgttctttattacttaatttcagtaacactctattcagtttagttcagtaatttatcattacttattataattataattattctttttttcattattattattatcactaTATTAGAACCgttattaattttatcaaatttttattttaattattgctatttttaaaggattatattattatttcagttttagtagaattcaattcagttcaatttttttcagtcataaagaacagagcctaactccataaaagtggtctttctcaccccctcaacttgtccatttaccaCTCCAACTCATAGCATgccctatttaccccattaactccataaaagtggtatttttcaccccttataatccgttatcgaggctaaattgataccatttttaaacgttaaacctatattggtgttattttgtacgtggagcctaaattgatacttcctcaaaaaccataggcctattttggtaccttattcctacatataatgtctttaacttgtttatattaatattttgttatttgtatcttttattcattcattctcttttcaatttttttgtctagttaaattttgattatctaattattgtaatataatattattgtaataaacatataaaggatcaatataattatcaaattaaaaaaagttgatattaaaaaaatatattttcaaactcatttgaataagtcctattaattttgccctataaaagggtaagaaataccacttttatgaaattaaggggataaataggacattcgatgagttgatgatgggtaaaatgatcaatttggacaagttaaaggggtgagaaatatcatttttatggagttaaagaaggtaaatagaacattcgatgagttggagggataaaatgaccaatttggacaagttaaggagaCTGGAAGAACATTAGGCCTATTATCTTTGATTGTTTTTAAGAAGCTTTTGAATGTGAAATTTCTTGCAATTAGAATTCTGATGATCatgttgatgatttctttttcttcattcCAAATACCTATGTCATGGATGGGAATtgcaatttcttccattttttctATGTTTGATTTTTTCAAGCCTTGTGAACTTGATTTTGTTTGAAATTGTGTTGGATCTCTATATTTGAAGTCTAATCAGGTTCAATAAAGTAGATTATTGTCAGAATATAGAGATTGAAGTTGAAACTGAGAGATCAGAGTTGAAGAATGTCATTTTCTACACGATTTATCGAGAGTTTGTATGGAGCTGGATTCCATTATGGAAGGAATATGAGTTTAATTTCCTTAGTAAGCCTGAAATATAACATATATAACACACTATAGCATCAAAAATTTAATGATGAAACACTATATATCAATCACATTTACCCTTCTGAGACCAAACCATTGTACAACCAATTTCTCATTATTAGGAACGCCTGCTCTGCATCCGTATCCTCCACGGGGGAGTTCGGCCGATGCGcaaacccgtgctctctcctTTCAAAAATAACTACCTTTGATCCATCATCCATACTTTCCTCCATACTTTTAAGTACATCAACTGAGCAAAGTGGATCATTGTCCCCTGAAATTAACAGTACCGGAACCTTTATAGTAGAAGCTAAAGATGTATCCATCCTTGTACCGTAAAAGGAGACTCCAACTCCGAAACTAACTCCCCCGTCTCGTGATAGAACCTCTATTACACGACCACCTCCAAAGCAAAACCCGATTATGCCAAGCTTCTTTGAGATTCCTGCAGCTAAAAATTTATCAGCCATCCATTTTGCTGCTGCTGTAATGTCCTTTGCAACCCTGCTGGGTTCTTGTGCTGCTATCCACTTTTCTAATGTAGTCCCTGACCGCTCTTTTGACCATGGGTCTCCACGGAATAAGTCAGGAACTAGGACACTGCAGTTCAACTTAATGGACTCAGTTATAGGCATTGGAATCAATCCTAATTGAGCTTCCCTAACTAGCATAAAAGAATCTTCACCATAAAGCAGAAACAGCATAACAAAATTGGTAAAATGATAGGCAGATGCATATGATTGTTCATTTACAGTTTCAAGGTTAAGCAAACTTACTTATAGCCATTACAAGCAACACGATATGCGAAGTCTCGAGTAGatgaatcttcaaacccaaaAATATCAGACAAGAGCAGAATGCCAATGCCATTGTTATTTTTCACTGCCTTGAAGAGATACGCACGGATTGTATCAGCACCCTCCCCGATTGAGAGTTCTACTCCATTGACTAACTCACATGCTTCATCATTTATGTCATCTTCAACTTTCAACAGGTTACACGAAACTCTGTGGGTAACATTCTCTATAGCTGATCTCGGAGAATTCAAATTGCAATTTTTCTGAACATGAACTGAATCTTTAAAGTCAAAACTTGCATACTTTTAACCATACCAAGCATATAATCTATAGCATTTGCATCTTTGTAAAATTTGAATAAATATGAAAAGTTACCACAAAATTAATGTTCAATACATCAAGTTTAAAAGTTTCAACAAGACCAGACTGAATAAACCACCATAGTTAAATAATTTTTGAGTGAAAAAGATGAAAAGTTACTGGTCTTCATTGCTTATATTCACGCATCATCAATGAAGATATAATGTCACCAGATTGACAAGAACATGAAGCATTGTTGTAAATTTAGGGGGGATGAATAAGTTGATTCTTGAGATGGTCCAAAAAGGGTAGTTCATTTTGGTATATGTTGGCATGAAAAGCTTTTTGTTTGCTTGGGGCTATTGAATTCTCGAGGAGAATGGAAGATGAGGATGCTCAATTTTCAAGTGTAGCTTTGAGTTTTTCCATTGCTATGGGTTGAGTTCATCCGAGAAGGGGTGGATAAAGCAGACAACAAAGCAGCCAAGTTTGAAATGGTCGTGCTACTT of the Euphorbia lathyris chromosome 7, ddEupLath1.1, whole genome shotgun sequence genome contains:
- the LOC136235175 gene encoding uncharacterized protein; this translates as MRLASVSVASLPSSIWVSTTTTSSLQRHFSLLRNSSFPLLSPPPPPFKNCNLNSPRSAIENVTHRVSCNLLKVEDDINDEACELVNGVELSIGEGADTIRAYLFKAVKNNNGIGILLLSDIFGFEDSSTRDFAYRVACNGYNVLVPDLFRGDPWSKERSGTTLEKWIAAQEPSRVAKDITAAAKWMADKFLAAGISKKLGIIGFCFGGGRVIEVLSRDGGVSFGVGVSFYGTRMDTSLASTIKVPVLLISGDNDPLCSVDVLKSMEESMDDGSKVVIFERREHGFAHRPNSPVEDTDAEQAFLIMRNWLYNGLVSEG